Proteins co-encoded in one Ziziphus jujuba cultivar Dongzao chromosome 9, ASM3175591v1 genomic window:
- the LOC125424376 gene encoding uncharacterized protein LOC125424376 translates to MIQIPQTGWDKLFISFIPADSAKATAKTTKANVRNGTCKWADPIYETTRLLQDIKTKQYDERIYKLVVTMGSSRSSVLGEANINLAHYADALKPSIVALPLQGCDSGAILHVRVSECCF, encoded by the exons ATGATTCAGATTCCACAAACCGGATGGGATAAGTTGTTTATCTCTTTCATTCCTGCTGATTCTGCAAAGGCCACAGCCAAGACAACTAAAGCAAATGTGAGGAATGGCACCTGCAAATGGGCAGATCCTATCTATGAAACTACTAGACTTCTTCAAGACATTAAAACAAAGCAGTATGATGAGAGGATCTATAAACTTGTGGTCACAATG GGTTCTTCACGATCTAGTGTCCTTGGTGAGGCTAACATCAATCTAGCTCATTATGCTGATGCACTAAAGCCTTCTATTGTTGCACTGCCTCTTCAGGGATGTGACTCTGGAGCTATTTTACATGTAAGAGTTTCTGAATGTTGTT